The stretch of DNA GCAGCCTCTAACTTGGCCTTCTCGGCCGACAGCAGCTTCTCAACTTCCTCCACACGCGCTCGTGCGTGAGGAgatcaagcttagccttcccggctacCCCCTTTGCGGCGACAACATCAAGCTTCAGCCGTTCTATCAACGGTCCCGTCTTGGCCAGGGCCTCTTCTTGCTCCCTAATGCGAAAGCCGGCCAGTTCGGACCACTTCCCAATCCTCTTGCCCAGCCTTGTACCCTCCGCTATGAGCTGGTCGTTGGATATCGACGCGAGTATAGAGTCGGCGGTGGCATTTTTTCCCGCCGTCTGCACAGGCCTCTCCTCAATTTGCCGCTCAGTAATTGGGACAGACTGcgccggttgatctacaaaaaattcaatcaaagagtccacgtcaacgttcacggacataccagagagccggtCATCGGGTATATCTAATGAGCCGCTAAATCTGAGCCGCAAGTTAGATCTGTACCGGAGGGCTTGCTCTTCTTGGCCAATTGACCCGTTCCCTCGGCGCCCTCGTTAGCATGAGCTGTGGCAGCAGAAGCATCGGCGGTAGGGGTAGGCCTTTTCCTCTTACGCCTAAGTGGAGATCCCTCAGCATCGGAATCCTCCCCGTCGACAATGTCGACGATTTCCACCTTCTTCTGGACAGCGGGAGTTGGAGGCGGAACTGAGGTTGACACCGTAGCCGCCGAAGACTTGGCTTTTCGGACCCGGCGCGGAATGGCAGCAGCTACCTCGGCCTGAGCCTCCGTCTCGTCCAAACTCTTCAGCCTTTGTTCCATGAGGTCAGTAGGCGACGGACGGCGGTCATGTACATCGACCTTCGGATTCCTCTCCTTAACGTTACCGTCTTTGTCAAGTCCCATCTTCTCGAGGAGTTGCTCAGACAGAGCCGGGCCAAAGTTCTCTGTAAGAGAGACAAAGTAAGGGTTAGACAAAGGAACAAGTCAAGGCACAAAAACAAGAACGCTAAAAcagaaatgggcctcacaccgaccccactcaccccgtgctagggccggtatgaggccgacgtggcaaagcggctcgtccatCAGGATGACTTGCGTCGGGGGCAACCAAACTTTCGGCGTCCCATCGTCATCGACCTCGAAAAGCTTCAATGCCCGCGTCTCGTCCTCGTTGAGACAGACCTTTGCGGCGTCCATCTTATTCTTGCCCTTGGGGATCATCTTCTCACGCTCCCCTCGCTGCTCTCACCGCAAGTTAACGTGGTCTTtgaaaagaccgaggcaacggataatcatccgggacctcgacatacacccaccgttccTTCCACCCTTGCGGAGGTGAGCTTAGGCACGGTGAGATAGCCTGGCTCAGTCTGGACGCTATACCACCCCCGGCCACCTTGAACATTCATTCGAAGAAAATGAATTCGGCGGAATAAATTTACCGTTGGGATCACCCCCCTAAAGAGACACAGCCACacgaagccgactatagtcctaacggcCAAAGGGTGAAGCTGCGCCGCTGCAACGTTCATCGCATGAATTATGGTAGAGACGTAcatattgagaggaaaccggagaccatactccGGTGCCTCATATATACGCGCCGATGTGaccggggagggcaacagacggctgaCCCTCTCCAGGGATAACAATGTTGTACCCCGGCCGAAAAAGAAGTGATCTTCGAAAAATTCGAGCGAGGAGCGGATGAACTTATCGATCCAAGCACGATCGGGGCCGATAGTACAGGCATCATAATGATGCAGGACTGTTGACCTCTCCCCACCGGAAGGATtcccttcctcatcatcatcaacatcgtcatcatcctcccaCTGCTCCAGGACTTTGCggtcaacttcaggagaaggagacctagggccccccgaccTTAACGGAACGGCGGCTaccgcctcctcctcatcaaaacgcgCCGGGAACCCCCGCACACATCGGGGACCGGCGTCGAGagaagacatggttcacaacaattacttaaaacaaattaaaagatgataagttttttttgggtttaccttgaagaaaagtgctacgccgacgtaAAAATTCTGAAGATTGGAAGAGAAAGAAACACTTGAAGTTCTAGATCTAGAAAGAAGAAAAATTTTTGGAATGAATGAAATTAGTAACCAATTTCAATTCAAAGATCTGGTATTTATAGGCCAAGGCCCACAAAGGAGGACCAATCAAAGCGCAGACCCATGAAGCGTCGGCCAATCAACGAAGAGACACATGTCGTGCATGCgtacggaatgtcaatcgacgcaacagttgaatgtcaatcaatgcaacagtaaccaagcgtcttcaacacgccccttcatatccctttgcctattcatcttcctcagcaaaatcctaaagtatctgttctccgccggcaatgtgactaaccaagctaggtagcaccggccgggggcaatcgaaagcacaccggcactctcaaccttgggtcCGCCGGCCAAATAGATCTTctcttccacatttgatgtccaatacccatccatgtggagggggatatggtacggcctgtaCGATAAAGCCGAGGGAGAAGAAGCCGGGCAAAATTTTCACTTGTgcgaatatacgctcaacatacatcggagcccataccacggcatagactacggctggggcaaattgatggggcatattctcgcacccgtgaccaagtcaacatattgagcgaggtcaaagatatccacaacaaagTCAACGACTTTAAAACAAAGATATCCTGTGACGGCCTATCGGCCAGTCACCCGTCTCTCGGCCTGctaactagccagccgggagacacatccgcgtactcatatccaagacccctcggcatggagtcaactggGCCCTTCGGCCTGACaggggtccctcggccgaggtcagatcagtctttccacctgctagccactacgtgacaaaaggtgaaagtctataaatactccacctctctcattgagaaggggatccagaatctaacctaagaaccacttaaattggtattatctctctcatctctctacaatacacgtcatcaagcaaCATACCACTTAATCAcgataagttcactgacttgagcgtcggagtgagtacgcttggcacaaagccaagccctcagtttgctcattgttgtaggagaggccgaggagagcaatcaaggctagaagaggcattattagacaaagctagcgtggtaaacaaacctacttcggaattcatacccgaaagtctataaatactccacctctctcattgagaaggggatccagaatctaacctaagaaccacttaaattggtattatctctctcatctctctacaatacacgtcatcaagcaaCATACCACTTAATCAcgataagttcactgacttgagcgtcggagtgagtacgcttggcacaaagccaagcccccagtttgctcattgttgtaggagaggccgaggagagcaatcaaggctagaagaggcattattagacaaagctagcgtggtaaacaaacctacttcggaattcatacccggaacacAATCCATAATCCGAAAAAAAAATCTGAATATATGGATACAATTTaaattggatatccgatccggttTTTCGAATAAACTGGATCGGATGCGgattgtgattttcataaaaccggATATAACCCGATCCgaatttttaaaatttatatagaaaaaaaaagtaaaacttTAAGTTTAGTTTATGCGGTTTTTAGACTAGTTTTGAAATTTGTAATAAAGACTTGTAATTTAtgcaaataaaacttgtaattgaTGCGATCGAGATTGTAATTGATGCGATCAAGACTTATAACTTATGCGATCGAATGTGGATCAGAAAAAATGATAATTTTAAATTCGGATATCCAATCCGGTTTTGAAATCTGgatcggatatccggttttaCTCAGCcctaattaatatatttatttccaAATATTGTAGCCTGTTTGTGTAATATGTACAtctaaacaaatataatgtaataaaAATTTTCTTGAAGATCGTCGATAAATTTTTCTATGCATGCTCGTACAACTTTGCACGGGTCCTAGACTTCCGTATAAGACGATTTTCACAATAATTCTTTACTCATAATCAAGAATTACGGAGGATATACCAGAGTagtttcctaaaaaagaaaaaaatcaccaTATATAAGTGGTTCGTTCGTAATAGAATTTTGATTATTATAGGATTCGAGTTAGCCACCAATATATCAAATCAATAAATCCTCTATGTACCATTAGAAATCAGTTTGGCAAAGATGATTTCGATGAACAACAAGAAGCCCAAGCAAGTCAGCCAAGAGCGTAATATACCCATCGATTTGCTAGAGACCGAAATTCTTCCAAAATTACCAGTCAAATCATTGCTACGATTCAAGGTTGTCTCCAAACAATGGCTTTCCATAATTTCGAACCCCCAATTTAGAAAACTGCACCTCCATCGATCGATCTCCAGCCAATGTGGTACCTTTCTCGTAGAAAGCTCTAACGATTCGCTCTACTTTCTTAACCACGCTAATCATGGTACTAAGTCCCAAGACCCGGTCATTCATCGAGACCTAAACCCTTACCATGGCCCTAGAAGTCGAAGGACAAATGTCGTCGATTCAAGTAATGGCTTAATATGCCTTGTTATTAATACGGAAACGTTATGTTTTTTAAACCCGGCCACTCGAGTATGTCGAGAAGTGATATGTCCTAAAAAGCGTTTTGAATTCTATGTTAATTGCTTATTGGCGTTTGGATACTCGACACCGAGAGACGAGTACAAACTTCTATATTTAAATGGAGAAAACAGTCTTGCTGTATCCAAGGCACATGTCTACACATTGAGGACGAACGATGATCTTCGTAATTGGAGAGAGTTGAGTGTTGATGATGCCCTTCGTCCATATTGGTTTAATTTTCGAAGTGTAGGAAACATTATTAACGAAAAGGCGCATTGGCTTGTACGTAAAAAAAGAACATACGGATCTGGTTATTGTTTTCTCGCTTTTGATTTAACAAGTGAAACATTCAATGAGGTATCGCTTCCTCAATTATCCGGAGAAAACCAAGACATTATATCGACCATGTTCAGAGACGGTCCCCGTGGTTACTTCTTTATTGGTGGTATTGAGCAAAAGTTGTGTTTATTCTATCAAgaatggaaaaataatttagaggTATGGATGATGATGAGATATGGGGTTAGCGAATCTTGGAGTAGAATCTACACTTTCGATATTGGTCCTAACTCAGTTATTGGGGTTGGGATGTGCTGTAACTCGTGCAAGATTACGAGGGAAGAAGGGAAATTGTTCTTCGTAGTTTCAGACGCTAAATTTTTGCTCGTAAAGGATTTGAACGTGAGACAATCGCCGTGTCTTGAAGTGTTTGATATTGGTTGCGTGGTTAAGTCGATTAGAAGGCATGTCAATAGCTTTGTTTCACCTTTTCTTTGTTAAAGTTTAGGACGCAAAAATGTCAATAACTAATTTCGTTTCTGCTATTTTTGttcatagaattccgattaaccATGTCTAGTTTCGTCCTTCAGCATGTTTAGTTGCATTTTTCGCACTTTCATTATTCGATAAGCGCGTTATAAACTCAAAATACAAATATGAATGTCGTGTTGTAATTGAACTTGATAATTTTGAGAAGAAAGATTaattcttgacaaaaccatgTGTATTATGCCAGGTTGGGGTGTCGGTGGTTTTGGCATCAATGGAAGGGGTGAATATGATGGTTTTCAGTGGCGGAGGACAAGTACTAATCCGGGAGCCTTGACTTATGGGGTCATGGTTAGGGTTTAAGTCTCGATGAACAACCACGTCTTGGGATTTAATACTACCATCATCGTCTGCATGATTCAGAAAGAAGATTGAATCATCAATGCTATGCGTAAGTAAGGTAATTGTTGGCTCGAGATCAATCGATGGAGATGCAGTTTCGTAGATTTTGATTTATGCTTGTGATAGCAttgttttgtgtcggtctaagagggtgattttatcaccctcgtgtcttttaatatgggtcttttagtaTGCTTTTCCTAACACTTGGCATAGGGGTTGATGTGGTTGAACTTGTGTAATTCACCTCGGTTGAACGATTGATCCTCATGAACGGAACCCGAGAGGCATAGAGCACCCTTCAAAGGTTAAGACAAGCACAAGAAGCTCCCATGTAGCCTAGAAGCCAGCTTGAAGAAGTAGGGGTGAAACttggaagaaaagaaggaagtaAGTTGAAGAATTTGAAGCAAGAACTCCCGAGatggtgcgcagcctgcgcagtgaaagtgcgcagcctgcgcaggttgcgcagcctgcgcctacGTCAGAGGTGCCTGCGCATTTTGGTTTTAAACACGGGCTTAAGGAAACATTCCGTGTTTTTGGGCTTGCTTTGAGGCTTTTAACCTAGGAAGGAGTGCACCCATATATATACCCCTCATGTTTGAAGACCTAATTATCACCTAAGCATTGAATAATCTCTAGAAAATTGTAGTAAGCAAGAACAATTTATTTGgcattcaagttgtaatctttctttgtttttgggttttatgaagactatggaaggctagttCTTCCCTTActtgatgtaatttgatcaaagtacCCAACTTTGGtaattgtaagactcttaaacctctctttatttatctaaagttctttccttgtgcttaatttcttttgttgagtaattgaatgtttgggttggccatccttgcATATTATTTACTTAACTAGTGCATATcctaatgaaatggtttaatttagttgggattgttgaagcaaatttgttgttagttgatttggtttaaaggattcttgcaacaaataggaaagttcttgtcttttgctcatttgtatggtttaatctcatgaggaattgatcctagcttcatcttttggtaaattcttaatgctcatgcttagtctcttttcatggtttaatgatttgttgcttAAGCTTGAAGGGTATGTGTGGGTGGTTTAATTtgcatgtatcaacatcttgagatgatagtattgggtagaaaattgtaagagaggaataaaagagtcaagctttgtcattgttgggttactaagagagaGTTACATCAAGTATTCCCCTTttatattgaatcttgcatactagttgtttgtaGAATTGTCTCAATAGGAAGATATTCAAGTTCTACTCATATTTCCATGTTTGTTTCTCAAAACCAATCTTTTTCCATCTATGTTCCCTACTAGTTGATCCTTGTTAATAGCCATTGTTTGTGATTATTTTCTTTTGATTAAGTTTAAAGTGTCATTAGCATCTTAATTAGTAGTAGAGACCCACTTAGTAGCCATTAATTTACATTTCAAGTCTTTAGCCTTaaccccttctcttgggttcgaccctttacTTCCGCTTTACTATTGTTTTTATTGAAAGTTAGTAGAGTCAAAGTTTAggctataaattgttaatttggtagttaattctagtattttagcGACCTAGTCTTTTGCTTACCAGCTTGCCCCTTGAATTACTCCACCTAAAGAATAGTAGAGAGATGTCTAATATGAAAACCAAAGATTTACTCCACCTTGATTTCGGGAGGCAACCCGTTGAACTTATGAACTGGAATCTCCCTTATGAACAAGACCGAAAGCCCGGATCGAGTTTTATCATGAGTAATGAAGATGAATGGAGAAAAATCAATGCAATTGTGCAAGTATGGATGCTTGATTATCAACGCATCTTTGGAATAGCGAATAAACTCAAATCCCTATATGATTTGAGggcaagtaaaaaaaaaaaatattaccgaCTACTGTAGTTGTTAACTTGTTATGATGCAAGTTACAGAGAGTGAACTTGAACAACGGTACTTAGTTGACTCTTTGTAACTTCCTTCTCGAAAAAGGTGGCTTGAGTGTAGTGGAGTGCGGGAGTGTCTCAAAGCGTTGCAATTGGTAAcgaattgagaggtcccgggttcgactccctACACAGGAGTGATGCGATTACCTGTCATCCTGAGAGATGTCTTACCTGGCACACGTGTTTTGTAGGGTATTACATGTGCCCGGGGATTAGACCCCtcgtcattaaaaaaaaaaaaaaaaaaaaaaaccccaaactATGAAATTAGGGGTTCGATTTTTACCCACGTGATAATGCGCTCGTTTAAACCAAAAACAACGGGTAAGTAAATGCTCCTTTGAAACGAATCACACATGAACTGTCAAATTGTGATGCAAGTTATTACGGAGTAAATCTTTTGAAGCAGAATTCTTTTAACAGTACTGTTTTACCCCACTAAACTTTTAACAAAGAAAGGGTGAAACAAAGCTATTGACATGCCTTCTAATCGACCTAACGATGTAATTATTATCCAACAACACCTTAAAATACGATGGTTGTCTCACGTTCAAATCCTTTACGAGCAATACTTCAGTGTCTGAAACGGCGAAGAACAATTTCCCTCCTTCACTCGTAATGTCGCACGAGTTACTCGACAGTAACTGggttttgacgtagatcaaaatTGTAGATTCGACTCCATGATTGGCTAACCCCGTATCTCTTCATCATCCATACCTCTAGATAACAACTATTATCTTCCAGACGTTGATGGCAAACACTCAAGTTTTGCTCTATATCGCAAATAAAGAAGTTACCTCTACAAAATCGAGGAAGCGAGATCTCATTAAACGTTTCACTAGTTAAATCGAAAGCGAGAATACATAAACCACCTTTGTATCTCTTTGTTTTTTGTCTACGTAAAATCCAATGCACCTTTTCGTTAATGAAGTTTCCTACACTTTGAGAATAAAAACAATAAGGACGAAGGGCATCTTCAACACTTAAATCTCTCCAATTATGAAGATCATCGCTACTCCTCAACGTGTACACGTGTGCCTTGGGTAAATGGCTAAGACGATCTACATATAGAAGTTTGTACTCGTCTCTCGTTGTCGAGTATCCAAATGCCCATAAgtaaaaataaaacttttcacCCCACTTTATAGGAAATATCTCTTCTCGACATACACGAGTGGCCGGGTTAAACAAACAGAACTTGTCGTTGTCAATAGCAAGGCATATTAAGCCATTACTTGAATCGATGAGCCTTATCTCTCGACCGTTTGGTCCATGGTAAGGGTTTAACTCTCGACGAATGACCGCGTCTTTGGAGTTACTACCATGCATGATAGCTTGGTCAAGAAAGTAAAGAGTACCATTAGAGCTTTCTAAAAGAAAGGTACCACGTTGGCTCGAGATCGATCGATGGAGATGCATCAGTTCTGTAAATTGAGGACTCGAGATTATGGCAAGCCATTGTTTGGAGACAAGTTTGAATCGAAGCAATGATTGGATTGGTAATCTTGGTAGAATTTCAGTCTCTAGCAAATCGATGGGTATATTACGCCCTTGGTTAACTAGTTTAGGGTTGTTCGTCCAAGTTTTGTTTGCCATTGGATTTCTAATGGCGTAAACTCATAATTTATATATAGTGGATGTAATTTAAGCTATTGATGGTTTAGAATCGTGTTATAAACAAAACTCTATTACAAACGAACAACTTATGGTAATTTATTATACGGGTATATTTTTTAAGGTATTTGGTAAGTAGGTGATAaggaaaagaaataaattaaactGAAGTTGCCATTCCATCAAAGGGGGTGTTGGAATCACTACTCGAAGAGTGGTACGATGTTATCGTAGTA from Silene latifolia isolate original U9 population chromosome 10, ASM4854445v1, whole genome shotgun sequence encodes:
- the LOC141608651 gene encoding putative F-box protein At1g32420; this encodes MISMNNKKPKQVSQERNIPIDLLETEILPKLPVKSLLRFKVVSKQWLSIISNPQFRKLHLHRSISSQCGTFLVESSNDSLYFLNHANHGTKSQDPVIHRDLNPYHGPRSRRTNVVDSSNGLICLVINTETLCFLNPATRVCREVICPKKRFEFYVNCLLAFGYSTPRDEYKLLYLNGENSLAVSKAHVYTLRTNDDLRNWRELSVDDALRPYWFNFRSVGNIINEKAHWLVRKKRTYGSGYCFLAFDLTSETFNEVSLPQLSGENQDIISTMFRDGPRGYFFIGGIEQKLCLFYQEWKNNLEVWMMMRYGVSESWSRIYTFDIGPNSVIGVGMCCNSCKITREEGKLFFVVSDAKFLLVKDLNVRQSPCLEVFDIGCVVKSIRRHVNSFVSPFLC